One Corynebacterium uterequi DNA segment encodes these proteins:
- a CDS encoding ABC transporter ATP-binding protein, with product MATLYIDHVTKFFGEHRALDAMTFSVREGEIYGFVGSNGAGKSTTMRIALGVLSADAGEVRYGNAPISDDVRRRIGYMPEERGLYPKEKILDQLVFLGKLHGLTAAAAKKSGTALLEQLGLGERLNDKLSELSLGNQQRVQLAAALIHDPELLILDEPFSGLDPVAVSVMSEMLVERARAGVPVMFSSHQLDLVQRLCHRVGIVTKGRMVAEGEVLELRTRGPVRFAVATPARGWYPPGTTLVLEDPQKVILEADSEERDQEILHAALAAGPVHRFERDIPDLTELFKEVVSS from the coding sequence ATGGCCACCTTGTACATCGATCACGTCACGAAGTTCTTCGGCGAGCACCGCGCCCTCGACGCCATGACCTTTTCCGTCCGCGAGGGCGAGATTTACGGTTTCGTCGGTTCCAATGGCGCTGGTAAGTCAACCACCATGCGCATCGCGCTCGGCGTGCTCAGCGCCGACGCCGGCGAGGTACGCTACGGCAACGCCCCGATTAGCGACGACGTTCGCCGCCGCATCGGCTACATGCCGGAAGAGCGTGGCCTCTACCCCAAGGAGAAGATCCTCGACCAGCTGGTCTTCCTCGGCAAACTGCATGGGCTGACCGCGGCGGCGGCGAAGAAGTCCGGGACCGCGCTGCTGGAGCAGCTCGGTCTTGGCGAGCGCCTCAATGACAAGCTCTCCGAACTGTCCCTCGGTAATCAGCAGCGGGTCCAATTGGCCGCCGCTTTGATCCACGATCCGGAGCTGTTGATCCTCGATGAGCCGTTCTCCGGGCTGGATCCGGTGGCGGTGTCGGTGATGAGCGAGATGCTCGTCGAACGCGCTCGCGCCGGCGTGCCGGTGATGTTCTCCTCTCACCAGCTTGATCTGGTGCAGCGGCTGTGCCACCGCGTCGGCATCGTCACCAAGGGACGCATGGTGGCCGAAGGCGAGGTGCTTGAGCTGCGCACCCGCGGCCCCGTCCGCTTTGCTGTGGCCACCCCGGCGCGCGGCTGGTATCCGCCCGGCACCACGCTGGTGCTCGAGGACCCCCAGAAGGTGATCCTGGAAGCCGACTCGGAGGAGCGAGACCAGGAGATCCTGCATGCCGCGCTGGCCGCCGGTCCGGTCCACCGCTTCGAACGAGACATCCCCGACCTCACCGAACTGTTCAAGGAGGTTGTTTCCTCATGA